A genomic region of Miscanthus floridulus cultivar M001 chromosome 3, ASM1932011v1, whole genome shotgun sequence contains the following coding sequences:
- the LOC136541526 gene encoding glycine-rich RNA-binding protein RZ1C-like — protein sequence MAEDKVGRIFVGGLSWDTTERTLERTFGQYGKVIEAQVVVERETGRSRGFGFVTFSEPRAVDAAIRGMHNGELDGRNISVNKAQPRNSDDGYGYGGGGGGGGYSSGARGGYRSGGDVVPAASDDCFKCGRPGHWARECPYSDGSGRTGRYSPASRYGGGTGGRGDRFGGSDRFARYDDDRYDGGRYVDSKDTYYGAGRDRYASDRYAPAADRYSGDRYSGADHYASSGFARERSYERDGGRSNGGYYRDDPRGTGGYGRGGSRVGGSGGGGGGPARFGGSYRDRPAPYDRPSRGGAARAYDDRY from the exons ATGGCGGAGGACAAGGTGGGGCGGATCTTCGTCGGCGGGCTGTCCTGGGACACCACGGAGCGCACGCTCGAGCGCACCTTCGGCCAGTACGGCAAGGTCATCGAGGCTCAG GTTGTAGTGGAAAGGGAGACAGGCCGCTCGAGGGGATTTGGATTTGTCACATTTTCAGAACCTCGGGCTGTGGATGCTGCCATTCGGGGAATGCATAATGGAGAACTGGATGGCCGTAATATTTCTGTGAACAAAGCTCAACCTAGGAACTCTGATGATGGTTATGgatatggtggtggtggtggtggtggtggttactCGTCTGGTGCTAGAGGTGGATATCGTAGTGGAGGTGATGTAGTTCCAGCAGCAAGTGATGATTGTTTCAAATGTGGCCGCCCTGGACATTGGGCTCGTGAATGCCCTTATTCAGATGGAAGTGGTAGAACTGGAAGGTATTCTCCCGCTTCAAGGTATGGTGGTGGTACTGGGGGACGTGGTGACCGCTTTGGAGGATCAGATCGTTTTGCTCGCTATGATGATGATCGATAtgatggtggccgctatgtagacAGCAAGGATACTTATTATGGTGCTGGGCGTGATCGTTATGCTAGTGATCGCTATGCGCCAGCAGCAGACCGCTATTCTGGTGACAGGTACAGTGGTGCAGATCATTATGCGTCCAGTGGCTTTGCCAGAGAAAGGAGCTATGAGAGAGATGGAGGGAGGTCCAATGGAGGTTACTACCGTGATGATCCGAGGGGCACTGGTGGCTATGGCAGAGGTGGTTCACGTgtcggtggcagcggcggcggtggcggtgggccTGCTCGCTTTGGTGGGAGTTACCGAGATAGGCCTGCTCCATATGACCGTCCAAGCAGGGGAGGGGCAGCTCGTGCTTACGATGATCGTTACTGA
- the LOC136545352 gene encoding uncharacterized protein: MVGPGPPKQRAAAAAHGPCVVPDDALVEMFGLLPANSLHRFKCVSKAWCGLVTDPLHCQRYAQTLAGFLCADGACESCRRVGSGAESSRRTCPHATVPERKRTTTTRLGPQRLAADGAHVPALRRLLLRRVPPAPVPAGRHGLGAGGAHLLVIDRGVGGQGGRVARRRVAGLGPRHGADPAGDGRRGRPRRAAPGGGHRRHVGPQQPGGRGRGGPHAQGHPAAAPRRGGGLALGVRRPPHGRLSEEAPLRMLVWVLRDYDAGEWVLRHAVGFPELFGGRFACQFRVEYSVVAVHPDGNWVFFVRHWDRKLVAYDMDRREVRVVADLGPSGGDLGDELPVPYYVPLYKESAALTNSKQ; the protein is encoded by the coding sequence ATGGTCGGCCCGGGACCCCCCAAgcagcgcgcggcggcggcggcgcacggccCCTGCGTCGTCCCGGACGACGCGCTGGTCGAGATGTTCGGCCTCCTCCCCGCCAACTCCCTCCACCGCTTCAAGTGCGTCTCCAAGGCCTGGTGCGGCCTCGTCACGGACCCGCTCCACTGCCAGCGGTACGCGCAGACGCTGGCGGGGTTCCTCTGCGCCGACGGCGCGTGCGAGAGCTGCCGCCGCGTGGGCAGCGGCGCCGAGAGCTCGCGGCGCACGTGCCCGCACGCCACGGTCCCGGAGCGGAAGAGGACGACCACCACCCGGCTGGGTCCCCAGCGCCTCGCAGCGGACGGCGCTCACGTACCTGCTCTTCGACGCCTCCTCCTTCGACGTGTTCCACCTGCTCCAGTTCCAGCTGGACGACATGGACTCGGTGCGGGCGGTGCACACCTACTGGTCATCGACCGGGGCGTGGGCGGACAGGGCGGGCGCGTGGCGCGACGGCGGGTGGCGGGACTGGGGCCGCGGCATGGCGCTGATCCAGCCGGGGACGGGCGCCGCGGTCGCCCGCGGCGCGCTGCACCTGGTGGTGGACACCGACGGCACGTCGGGCCCCAACAACCTGGTGGCCGTGGACGCGGAGGGCCGCACGCGCAGGGCCATCCCGCTGCCGCGCCGCGACGTGGTGGAGGACTGGCACTCGGTGTTCGTCGCCCGCCGCACGGGCGGCTGTCGGAGGAGGCGCCGCTGAGGATGCTGGTGTGGGTGCTCCGGGACTACGACGCCGGGGAGTGGGTGCTCCGGCACGCCGTCGGGTTCCCGGAGCTGTTCGGGGGGAGGTTCGCGTGCCAGTTCCGCGTCGAGTACAGCGTCGTCGCTGTTCATCCGGATGGGAACTGGGTGTTCTTTGTCCGGCACTGGGACCGCAAGCTGGTGGCGTACGACATGGATCGCAGGGAGGTCCGTGTTGTCGCTGATCTCGGTCCCAGTGGCGGCGATCTCGGCGATGAGCTTCCTGTTCCCTACTATGTTCCTCTGTACAAGGAGTCGGCAGCGCTGACGAATAGTAAGCAATGA
- the LOC136543426 gene encoding putative receptor protein kinase ZmPK1, whose protein sequence is MDYDGNLRLYSLDDTNGSWRATWATLQRQCDVHGVCGRYGVRAYQPLPAPGLALACSCPEGFVAGDASDWSKGCRREFHVRCGEPVYFAEMPSFDFNYTPGVSMETCRNMCLNDCNCEAFGYRMTAGECYPKIALWNGRTSASKQNIFLKVPASLKCRSGTPASSAPTSMSGTVYRGVLEDARSVAVKRLDDLSQADEVFRSELSVIGRINHVNLVRMWGFCSEHSNRLLENGSLDKALFVSNGGGGGESVLGWRSRYRIAAGVARGLAYLHRECLEWIVHCDVKPERTYCWTRSCMTSELPDRRAAACPHGHVAAAAAARQLARSTPSTCSVRRPVRPASRRPRPQRAANGEQQQQHIG, encoded by the exons ATGGACTACGACGGCAACCTCCGGCTGTACAGCCTCGACGACACCAACGGGAGCTGGCGCGCCACGTGGGCCACGCTCCAGCGGCAGTGCGACGTGCACGGTGTCTGTGGCCGCTACGGCGTGCGCGCGTACCAGCCGTTGCCAGCGCCGGGGCTGGCGCTGGCGTGCTCGTGCCCGGAGGGGTTCGTGGCCGGCGACGCCAGCGACTGGAGCAAGGGCTGCCGCCGCGAGTTCCACGTCAGGTGTGGCGAACCTGTCTATTTCGCAGAAATGCCCAGCTTCGACTTCAACTACACCCCCGGGGTGTCCATGGAGACGTGCCGGAATATGTGCCTCAATGACTGCAACTGCGAGGCGTTCGGCTACAGGATGACCGCCGGCGAGTGCTACCCTAAGATCGCCTTGTGGAACGGCCGGACATCGGCAAGCAAGCAGAACATCTTCCTCAAGGTCCCGGCGAGTCTCAAG TGCAGGAGTGGAACGCCAGCGTCGTCGGCTCCTACTTCTATGTCAGGGACCGTGTACAGGGGCGTGCTGGAGGACGCCCGCAGCGTCGCGGTGAAGCGGCTAGACGACCTGTCGCAGGCCGACGAGGTGTTCCGGTCGGAGCTAAGCGTGATCGGGCGGATCAACCACGTGAACCTGGTCCGGATGTGGGGATTCTGCTCCGAGCACTCGAACCGGCTCTTGGAGAACGGCTCGCTCGACAAGGCCCTCTTCGTctccaacggcggcggcggcggcgagagtgTGCTGGGGTGGCGTTCGAGGTACAGGATCGCCGCCGGCGTTGCCAGGGGGCTGGCGTACCTGCACCGCGAGTGCCTGGAGTGGATCGTGCACTGCGACGTGAAGCCTGAGAGAACATACTGCTGGACGCGGAGCTGCATGACGTCGGAGCTCCCAGACCGACGTGCTGCTGCTTGCCCGCATGGCcatgtggccgccgccgccgcggctcgCCAGCTCGCCCGCTCCACGCCGTCCACGTGCTCCGTGCGCCGCCCAGTTCGCCCCGCTTCGCGCCGGCCGCGTCCTCAGCGCGCCGCCaatggcgagcagcagcagcagcacatcgGGTGA